The Candidatus Paceibacterota bacterium genomic sequence ACGGCAGACTTGCTCGACCGCTGCAAGAAGCCTTTCCAATCCGTACTCAAGGACGCGGGAATTCCGGTCTCTGATATTCACCATGTTGTTCTCGTGGGTGGATCAACACGTATGCCAGCAGTTGTGGATCTTGTTCGAGATCTCACAGGCGGTCGCGAACCAAACAAGGGCGTCAACCCAGATGAGGTTGTTGCAGTCGGGGCGTCGCTACAAGCAGGCGTACTTAAGGGTGAAGTGAAAGATGTACTTCTTCTGGATGTCACACCTCTTTCCCTTGGCATTGAAACCAAGGGTGGGGTAATGACTCGATTGATCGAACGAAACACGACTATCCCAACAAAGCGAAGTGAGATTTTCACTACCGCTGATGACAACCAACCTGCAGTGCAAATTCAGGCTTACCAAGGTGAGCGCGAAATGGCTGCGTACAACAAGAAGTTGGGAATGTTCGAACTCACCGGTCTTCCTCCGGCACCACGTGGCGTGCCACAGATCGAAGTAACTTTCGATATCGATGCCAACGGAATTGTGCACGTTTCAGCGAAGGATCTCGGCACTGGTAAAGAGCAGAGGATGACTATCACTGGCGGCTCCGCACTTTCCAAGGACGAAATTGACCGCATGATGAAAGATGCTGAGGCGCACGCCGAAGAGGATCGCCAACGTAAAGAAGAAGCCGAAATTCGCAATACCGGCGACTCACTTCTTTACCAGACCGAGAAGTTCTTGGCAGAAAATGGCGAGAAGCTCAACGAAGGTGAAGCCGCTGCCAAGAAGGCTGAAACTGAGGAAGCGCTCGCTGAACTCAAAACCGCGCTTGGCGGTGCCAACTTCGAGATGATCAAGAGCGCAACCGAGAAGGTCTCAACCTTGAGCCAGGCACTTGGTTCTGCTCTCTACGCCGCAACTGCGCAGACTTCAGCCACTGAAGGTGGAGAAGAAGGCGTGGAAGACGCAGAGATTGTCGAAGAATAATGTCAACAGAGAATGAATCTCTGGCTGATGAAGTTATAGAGGATCTTCAAAGTGAGGCGGTGGAGAGCGATCTCGCCGTCCTCACTGGAGATCTGCAGCGGCTTCAAGCTGAGTACATAAATTATCGTAAACGCGTTGAGCGAGATCGTTCACTCTCGCATGAGTTGGCCGTTGGGGCAGTGCTCGCCGAACTTCTTCCAGTCTTGGACGATCTCGATCGAGCCAAGGAGCACGGCGAACTGAGCGGTGGCTTTAAAGCAGTCGCCGATCGATTGGTCGGCGTCACGACAAAGATAGGACTTGAGCAATTTGGGGAAGTCGGGACAACTTTCGATCCACAAATTCACGAAGCGCTCTCCCACACAACATCATCGGAAGTTAGTGAAACAACTGCGACGGCAATTCTGCAACCGGGTTACAAGTACAAGAACCGTATTCTTCGCCCTGCTAGAGTCGCCGTAACAGATCCGGAGTAAACCTTGGCCGCCAAAGATCTTTACGAGAAAGACTTCTATAAGATCCTTGGCGTTGCAAAGGATGCGACGAGCAAGGACATTAGAAAGCAGTACCGCCTGCTTGCTCACAAATTGCACCCAGATAAAAACACCGGAAACAAGAAACTTGAAGAAGAGTTCAAGGCCGTCTCCGAGGCCTATGAGATCTTGTCGGATGAAAAATCTCGCGCTGAATACGACGAAGCCCGTTCGTTATTCGAACGCGGCGGCTTTCGATCTCAACCGGCTGGACCTGGTGGCGGATTCGGAGGTAGTCGCGACTACACAGATTTGTTCAACGAGGGCTCACCCCAAGATATATTCGCCAATCTTTTTGGGGGACGCCGAGGTCCGCGGCGGGGTGCCGATCTCCAGACGGAGTCCACCATCTCTTTTCGAGAATCGATTTTTGGAACAAACCTAGAACTCCGCCTTTCCAGTGACGGTGGCGCGCCCGCCAATATCACTGTCCGGGTACCGCCAGGGGTGAAAAATGAGGGAAAGATCCGAATCAAGGGCAAGGGCGCGCCAGGCGAGGCGGGTCCAGGGGACCTCTTTATTCATCTCAAAGTTCGACCCCATCCGATCTTCTCCCACAAAGGCGAGAATCTTCATATGACGCTTCCAGTCACTTTCACGGAAGTCGCTCTTGGGGCGGATATCAAAGTTCCAACGCTTTCGGGGGAAGAAGTAACGGTTCGGATTGCGCCTGGAACACCCAATGGTCGAGTTCTTCGAGTCAAGGGCCGCGGAGTAAAAACCGCTAATGGAGTTGGGGACTTGTTGGTTCAGGTCGATGTTCAAATTCCCCGGCGTCTTAATTCAAAGGCGCAGAAAGCGCTAGAGGACTTCGCCCGCGAGAGCGCAGATGAGGATGTTCGCGCCGAATTCAAGTCAGAGGCAAAAGCATGAGCGAAGAATTGAAGAATCCAGAAGATGATGATGCAGCTGCCGTCTACGTCATATCCATCGCATCTCAACTTTCCGGGCTACACCCGCAGACCTTGCGTCAATATGATCGACTTGGTCTGGTTTCACCGGGCCGCGCAAGTGGCAGAGGCCGCAGATATTCATTGCGCGACATTGCCCTGCTTCGCAATGTGCAACGCCTCATCGGGGAAGGAATTAATCACGCTGGCATCAAAAGGATTATCGAACTTGAATCGGCTATGGCAAATATGGCACTTGAAGTGGCAAAGCTTCGAGTTGAAGTTGATGCCCTCCTGGAAGCGAATCCGCCTAAGACGCTGGCGCGGAGAGTTTCAACTCCGCTGGTGATTTACAAACAAGATTAGGACAAGATTAGAAAGAGCCCGACCACTCGGTAGGATTTCATTATGAATTCACGCGAAGCTCTAAAAGAAGAGATAAATAAAAAGGCCGTCGTCCACGGAAAAGTAATTTTGTCTTCAGGCATTGAGGCGGATTATTACGTTGACTTGCGCCGCGTGACTCTGGACGCAGTGGCTGCGCCACTCGTTGGTGACGTGATGCTCGATCTGTTAGAGGGTTGGGAGTTCGATGCAGTTGGTGGGCTCACCTTAGGCGCGGATCCCGTCGCAGCGGCAATAATGCACGTCGCCGCACAACGCGGTCGTCTGATTGATTCGTTTGTTGTTCGCAAAGCGGAGAAGCAGCACGGATTGCAAAGAAGAATTGAAGGACCAGATGTCAAGGGTCGACGAGTGGTTGCGGTCGAGGACACTTCCACAACAGGTGGTTCTGTGTTGACTGCGGTCGAAGCACTTCGCGAAGCGGGCGCAATAGTTGTTGGAGTGGCAGTGATCGTTGAACGTGGAGCCGAGCAGGCAATTCTGGATGCAGGATTGGAATATCGCGCTGCATTTTCACTCGGAGATTTAGGGCTATAGAAATGACTACTCGCACGATCGGCCCGTGGAAAGTTTCGGCGCTGGGGCTTGGCTGTATGCAACTCTCGGGAATGTCCACCACTAATGCACCAATACTGCATGAGAGCGAAAGAGCTTTTGGAGTTATTCATGCGGCGTTGGACGCAGGGGTGACATTGCTTGATACCGCGGATATTTACGCGCCGAGTTGGGATACTTTCGGCCATAACGAAAGCCTTGTTGGAGCGGCTTTCCAATCCTGGAACGGGTCGCCTTTTCAAAAGGCGAAGGTTGTTATCGCCACAAAAGGCGGCATCACTCGCGGGCCCGGTGAGAGTTGGGGTAGGTCTTCATCCCTTGATTACTTACTTCGTGCCGTCGAAGATTCGACGACGCGGTTAGAAGTCGAAAAAATCCAACTCTGGCAGCACCACCGCCTGGATCCTACGATGATTTTTGAAGACCAATTTGAGAATGTCCTCGAGCTTCAAGCACGTGGACTCGTGGAAAGAATTGGGGTGAGCAATTACAATGCCGCACAACTTCGTCGCGCGATAAAGATGGGTGGAACGCCGGCGCAAGGCGGTCTCGTCTCTGTTCAAAATGAATATAGCCCGAGATATCGCCATGCGGCTGAAGTTATAGAGATTTGCGAAGAGTATGGGATTGCATATCTTCCTTGGTCCCCACTTGGTGGAATTAGAAATGCCCGGCAACTCGGCGAGGGAGATTTTGCAGCTTTTGGCGATTTGGGTCAGAAGAAAGGAGTCTCGGCATTTGCAATGACAATTGCCTGGCTGCTGCATCTCTCGCCAACTATGATCCCAATTCCCGGAACCACTCGCGTTTCCTCGCTGCTTGATGATCTGGAAGGAGTTGGCATTTCACTGACCGCAGATGAGATGAAGTATTTGAACTCGAGTTTGCCAGAAAGCGTTCCAGTCGATGATGAGTTATTGGATCAACCGCCTTTTAGATACTAAATTTCCAAAATAAAAACGGAACTAAATTAACTCAGGTGTCGCCTTGTTCGTATTTCACGAATTATTTCGAGCCCAAGTGGGAGCAGACTAAGCAGGATGATCACTCCGATTATCGGAAGTAGGTAGGAGTCAATCGACCCTTTAAGTTTTTCTCCAAGCAGGTAGCCGAGCAGAGCGATTCCATCGGCCCAGATAATTCCTCCGATGACATTCCAGAGTAAGAATTTTGAAGCTGGTACGCGCACGATTCCGCAGAGCGGATTTATCAGGGTGCGCACGAAGGGTACATATCGGGCGAGAACAATTGCCCGACCCGGTCCGTACTTCTTGAGCCATTTTTCAGTAGCGACTACCCGGGAGTGATTGAAGAATCGTCCATCTGGGCGGTCAAAGAGTGGACGTCCAAAGCGATGGCCGATGTAGTGCCCCAACTGCGAGCCGAGGATTGTCGCAAGCGGGGCTCCGATGAAGAGCCCGAGGACGGAGAGGTGGGTGCCACCCAGCAGGGCGGCTGCCGAACCGGAGGCAGCTAGCCCGGCGACAAAAAGGAGGGAGTCTCCCGGCAGGATGAGCCCAATCAGCAGGCCGGTCTCGGCAAAAAGGGCCCCCAGGATTCCAAGCAGTCCCAGATCGACAATGATGGATTTAGCGTCCAGGAGGTTCATAGGTCGCAACCCTAACCCCATAGGGCCAGAATCAAAACGCGAGTGTGTCCCGATAGACCCCAATAGACCCAAATAGATAGGTACAGAACGCTCAATTTGGGGTTAAGGCGGGCCCTATGCGTACACTCTGCTCATCTTTGCCCCAAGAGGGGGTCCCGATCTCCAATGGAGGAGAAATGCGAGCTGCCAGCTCTCTCGTACATGTCACAGGAACAAACCTCACATATGTCTATATCGTCCTAGCAATCTCGCTCGGCGCACTCGCAATTGCCTGGGCATTGCGCGCCCAAGTACTTGCCGCCGATGAAGGCACCGAAAAAATGCGCGAAATTGCCGCCGCTGTTCAAGAGGGCGCCGCCGCATATCTCACACGTCAATTTAGAACACTTTCTTATTTTGTGGGAATCGTATTCCTTCTTCTCTTTGCCCTTCCCGGTACTGGAGACATCCGCATTGGCCGCTCGATCTTCTTCTTAATGGGTGCGGTATTTAGCGCGCTCGTGGGTTACAACGGAATGTGGCTGGCTGTACGGGCGAATGTTCGCGTGGCAGAAGCTGCTCGGCAAAGATCAGCAGAGAAGGCAGTTCGAATTGCTTTCCGTACCGGTGGAGTTGTGGGTATGACCACTGTCGGTCTCGGACTTGTCGGCGCTTCGCTCGTTGTAATCATTTATCGCGAGAATGCGCCAGCTGTACTTGAAGGATTCGGATTTGGTGCGGCAATGGTTGCCATGTTCATGCGGGTTGGTGGCGGTATCTTCACTAAGGCAGCAGACGTTGGAGCCGACCTCGTCGGTAAAGTTGAAAAGAACATTCCAGAAGATGATCCACGTAACGCCGCGACAATCGCAGATAACGTTGGAGATAACGTCGGTGACTGTGCTGGTATGGCGGCAGACCTCTTCGAGTCTTATGCCGTGACACTCGTCGCTGCACTCATTCTCGGCAAGGCTGGCTTCGGTGATTCGGGTCTGATCTACCCACTGATTGTTCCTGCAATCGGAACCGTCACCGCGGTTATCGGAATCTTCTTGACTCGTATGCGAAGCACCGACAAGTCTGCAATGGATTCGATCAACCGGTCATTCTTTATGTCAGCAGTTATTAGCGCCATCCTGACTGGACTTGCAACATTCATTTATCTTCCGAGTGATTTCAGTCTTCTCACTGGCCTATCTGCAACTGCAGTCACAGATGCTGGAAGTATCAACCCACGAATTCTTGCATTCGGCGCAGTCCTAATCGGCATCGTTCTTGCTGCATCAATTCAAGTACTCACTGGCTTCTTCACCTCAGTTGGCAGGCGCCCCGTCAATGATGTTGCCGCGTCCTCGCAAACAGGCGCTGCGACAGTGCTCCTGTCAGGTATCTCCGTAGGTTTCGAATCCGCGGTTTATTCAGCTATTTTGATCGCGTCGGCAGTATTTGGAGCTTTCTTACTCGGCGGTGGAAGTATCGTTCTTTCACTTCTCGCTATTGCGCTCGCGGGTACTGGTTTGCTCACAACTGTGGGTGTAATTGTGGCCATGGATACCTTTGGTCCCATTTCAGATAACGCCCAAGGCATTGCTGAAATGTCGGGTGACGTTGAGGGCGAAGGTTCGTTGATCCTTACATCCCTGGATGCAGTTGGTAACACCACCAAGGCAATCACCAAGGGAATCGCAATCGCAACCGCGGTACTTGCAGCGACCGCACTCTTTGGAGCATTTACCGATGCGATCAAGAGTGCAGTTGAGGCAGCAGGTGAGAATGCGGCAAATCTTGCCCTTCAATTCCAAGGGGTACTTGATGTTGCTAACCCGCGCAACCTGGTAGGACTGATCATCGGAGCAGCGGTTGTGTTCCTCTTCTCTGGTCTGGCAATCAATGCTGTATCGCGCGCGGCTGGCGCGGTTGTTGTAGAGGTCCGCAAGCAGTTCATCGAGCACCCCGGCATTATGGAAGGCACCGAGAAGCCTGAATACGGTCGTGTTGTTGATATCTGTACTCGTGACTCACTGCGCGAACTTGCCACCCCAGGACTTCTTGCAGTTATGGCACCTATTGCTGTCGGCTTTGGTCTCGGCGTCGGATCACTTGGCGCATACCTAGCTGGTGCAATCGGAACCGGAACCCTGATGGCAGTATTCCTCGCCAACTCTGGTGGCGCGTGGGATAACGCAAAGAAGATGGTTGAAGATGGCCATTACGGCGGCAAGGGTTCAGAAGCACATGCGGCAACAATCATCGGAGACACTGTCGGAGATCCGTTCAAAGACACCGCGGGTCCGGCAATCAACCCGTTGATCAAGGTCATGAACCTTGTTGGTCTCTTGATTACCCCAGCGATCGTCAGCATGTCACTAGGTGGTCACACCGCAACGAGTACAGCAATTGGCCTCTTCGCCTTTGCGGTCATTGTTGGCGCACTTATTCATAACCGTCGCAAATCGACAATGATTGAGTATTAAAGGGTACGGTTTCGTACCTTGAAATACCTAAGAGCACATACCTAAGGCGGTTATGGCAAAGGATCTGAAAAAGTTGGTGATTGTTGAATCCCCAGCTAAAGCGCGCAAGATTGGCGGCTACCTCGGCGATGAGTACATCGTCGAGGCTAGCGTCGGTCATATTCGCGATCTGCCCCAGCGTGCCGCCGACATCCCCAAGGAGTACAAGGGGATCGCGTGGGCAAAAGAAGGCGTCAATATTGAGGAGGATTTCGCCCCTTTATATGTAATTAACCCAGATAAGAAGGCCAAAGTGGCCGAATTAAAGGCGTTAATGAAGGATGTCGATGAGTTGATCCTGGCAACTGACGAGGACCGAGAGGGCGAGGCAATCGCCTGGCACTTGGTCGAAGTGCTACAACCGAAGATTCCAATCAAACGGATGGTCTTTAACGAAATCACAAAGGAGGCGATTCAGAAAGCGATAAACGAAACTCGCGATCTGGATTACCACCTGATCGATGCGCAGGAAACCCGGCGCGTACTTGATCGACTCTTTGGATATCGCCTTTCTCCGGTGCTCTGGAAGAAAGTCATGCCACGCATTTCTGCTGGACGAGTGCAGTCCGTGGCGACTCGACTTATCGTTGAAAAGGAACGCGAACGGATGGCCTTCATTTCATCGTCGTGGTGGGATGTGGCCGCGAAGTGCGACCTCGGATTTAACGCCAGACTGATCAGTGTTGAGGGTAAGAAAGTCGCTGCGACAAGTGACTTCGGTGCTGATGGAGCAGTTAAAGAGAAATCACTCGCCAACATTCTTCTTCTCAATGAATCTAGCGCAAGAGAGTTGGTCGATTCTCTAAAGATTTCCCCGCTCACTGTTAGATCTATTGAAGAGTCGCCGCGCACCGAACGCCCCAAACCACCTTTCACAACCTCGACGCTGCAGCAAGATGCCGGTGGACGTTTGGGCTGGGGCGCGCAGATCACAATGCGCATTGCCCAACGTCTTTACGAAAACGGGTACATCACTTATATGCGTACGGATTCGGTAAATCTTTCCGCGCAGGCGATCACTGCCGCACGTAACGCCGCAAAAGCGCTTTACGGAGCCGATCATCTTTCGGATGCTCCGCGCGTCTATGCCAGCAAGACCAAGAACGCACAGGAAGCGCACGAAGCTATCCGCCCTGCCGGAGATAGTTTTCGCACCCCTGGAGAATTGGCTCCCGAACTTTCACGCGATGAATTTGCACTTTATGATTTGATTTGGAAACGTACTGTTGCCTCGCAGATGGCCGATGCCAAGAAGATGCAGATGCGGGTGGATTTCGATGCACCAACAAATGATGGGAAGCAGACTCTATTTAGAGCAAATGGTTCGGTCATTACTTTTCATGGATTCTTAGCGGCTTATGATGATGCGACTGACGAGAAGAGCGATGAAGAAAATGTAGACCGCCGACTACCTGCGATGAGCGTCGGCCAGGCGATAAAAGTGGCGGAATATAGCTGCGAAGGCCATGACACAAAGCCTCCCGCCCGATACACCGAGCCAACTCTTGTCAAGAAATTGGAAGAACTCGGGATTGGTCGCCCATCTACATTTGCATCCATTATTCAAACAATTCAGGATCGGGGCTACGTATACAAGCGCGGTCGGGCACTCGTTCCCACCTTCCTTGCCTTCTCGGTGACGGGTTTGCTCGAGCAGCATTTTGCAAAATTAGTGGATTACGAATTCACGGCCAGCATGGAAGAAGACCTCGACAAGATTGCCGCTGGCGAAGCAGAGCGCGTGGATTGGCTCCGAGATTTCTTTTACGGTCACGATGGACAGCCAGGATTAAATGAATTGTCAGCCGATCTTGGTGCAATTGACGCGCGCGAAGTAAACACGATGCGTCTAGGTGATGATATTCAGATCCGCGTCGGAAGATACGGCGCCTATCTCCAGCAAGGCGAGGGCGAAGATCGCAAGCTTGCCAATATTCCAGAGACGATGGCACCGGATGAATTAACCCTGGAAGTAGCGAAGGAAATTCTGGCGCAGCCATCCGGCGAGCGCGAACTAGGAGTTGATCCAGCTACGGGACTTGAAGTGATTGCTAAGTCCGGACGTTTTGGTCCCTACGTTTCAGAAGTATTGCCAGAGGCCAAAAAAAAGGGCGATAAGGCAAAAACTGCCTCATTGCTTTCAACCATGACTTTGGACACGATCACATTTGAAGATGCCATGAAGTTGCTCTCGCTGCCGCGCACCCTCGGAACAGATTCTGAAACCGGCGAGGAGATAACCGTTCAGAACGGGCGTTATGGTCCTTACTTAAAGCGCGGTGCTGATTCGCGCACTCTCACAAGTGAAGATCAACTTTTCTCACTCTCTCTGGATGAAGCGATCGCAATCTACAAAGAACCGAAAATTCGACGACGAGGAGTTGCGAAGCCGCCTCTGAAGGAATTGGGCGTGGACCCGACGACTCAGAAACCGGTCATTGTCAAAGATGGTCGATTTGGCATGTATGTGACCGATGGAGAAACAAACGCGACGCTACGTCGTGGTGACACTCTAGAAGGATTGACCTTAGAGCGAGGACTCGAACTGTTGGCTGGGCGCCGCGCGTGGGAAGCTGAGAATGGGCCGTCTCCCAAGAAGGGCCGCAAAAAAGTGACTTCCAAGAAGAGCGCCGCCAAATCGTCCAAATCACCCAAATCATCGAGAGCCGCCAAATCAAGTGCTCCTACTTTGACGAAGAACACTGTAAAGAAGTCTGCAGCAAAGCGAGTCGCAAAGAAGGCGGCTACGGGCAAGGCAAAGGCAAAAAGTACTTCATAACTCTTACGGTATAGTAAGAGTTATGAAACATTCCGTGCTCTTGCCCATTTTACGTTCGCAAACCCAGGGCGACCTCTTAGCTTTGCTATTTTTTAACCCGGAGATGGAATTCACTATTGCCGAAGCTGCTCGGCAAATCGGCGTATCTGCCCCGGGTGTCCATCATGAAGTAACGAGGCTTTACGAGGCTGGGTTGATCGCTGATCGACGAGACGGCCAGAGCCGGAAAATACGGGCCCTCCAGACTTCTGTTCTGGCTAAGCCCCTCTTCGATCTACTCGCGGTCACCTACGGCCCTCTGCCGGTGTTGACAAAAGAACTTGCGCATATCAAGGGAATTGACCGGGCTTACATCTATGGCTCTTGGGCCGCCCGGTATAGCGGCAGAACTGGGAAAGTGCCTAACGATATTGATGTTCTCGTTGTTGGCTCGCCCGACCTAGACGAACTTGACTCCGCGTCGTTGCGTGCAAGATCTGCACTTCTAAGAGATGTGGACATTCAACGGGTCTCTACGAGTGCTTGGCAGGATGCGGTCAGTAAATCGAAGGGCGCAAGTTCTTTCCTAGCCACGCTACTAGCAAATCCCTTGGTCGAGATCCACAGGCCTTAAGAAAAGTCAGAGCAGTATGCGAAAGTGGTTGGGTGAAGAAATGGAATCAGGGCCAAGATGATGATCTCGAGGGTGCCTACACCCTGCTTTACGATGCAGCACGGAAATCTTTGGTTGCACTTTTAGAAATACAAGGTCTGCGACCAACTACTCAGGGTGGGCATATTGTTGTGTTTGAATCTCTAATCGCACAATTACAGCCACCCTTGGGAAGGGTCATCAGTCCATTCAATCGAATGCGACGCACGAGAAGAGTTGCGGAATATCCGCAAAGGAGAGATCGGGACGTCACGGAAGTGGATATTCGTGAGGACCTAGAAAAGGCAGAAGAAATCGTCAAACTTGCCGAAATGCTCATAGGAGAACTTCCTCCGTTCTGAGGTGCTGCACGGCGCCAGATTCAGGTAGATATGTCGGGTCCTGGGGAGGACGAACGGACTTATTCTTTTGACCATTCCGACTACCCTTACCCCGTGGCACGTTCACTCCCAACCCCAGCAGCTCTCGCGCCGGATCAGACCCGTGGCGTCATGGCTATCCCGGCCTTCCGCAAACTCTGGAACTCCATGGCTTTCTCCTCCCTGGGAGACTGGCTAGGCCTCTTGGCTACAACCGCGATGGCTCAACAACTCTCCGGTGGGGATTATGCCAAGGCCAACTTTGCGATCGCTGGTGTATTCATCGCCCGACTTGTCCCTTCGGTTTTCTTGGGGCCACTTGCCGGAGTGATTGCTGATCGATTTGATCGACGCAGATTGATGATCATGTGCGACATAATTCGCGCTGGTTTCTATATTTCGATTCCAATTATCGGCAATTACCTCTGGCTCTACATCGCCACCATTTCGGTTGAGTGTGTAACGCTTTTCTGGTCGCCAGCAAAGGAGGCGAGCGTTCCCAATTTAGTGCCAAAAGAGAAATTGGAAAGTGCCAACCAAGTCTCACTGCTTGCAGCATACGGAAGCGCTCCGATTGCGGCAGTCCTATTTTCTCTTTTAGCCCTGGTTAATGGCGTGCTTGCAAATGCTCTTCCATTCATTGAGAGCAATTCAGTTGATCTTGCTCTTTACATTAATGCAGTAAGTTTTCTCTTTGGTGCGTGGACCGTCTGGGGTCTGCATGAAATACCAAAGGGTGCAGCATCGAAGAATGCTAGTGAAGTTGGAGTAGCCAAGTCCCTCCTGGAGGGCTGGCGCTTCGTCAGTACTTCTAAAATTGTGCGCGGACTCATTGTTGGGATGGTCGGCGCATTCGTCGCGGCGGGTGCTGTCATCGGTCTTGCTCGGACATTTGTAGGAGATCTTGGTGGAGGTGACGCGGCATACGGTGTTCTCTTTGGAGCAGTCTTCACGGGGCTCGCAGTGGGCATTGCATTTGGTCCAAAAGTCTTTGCGCAGTTTTCAAGACGCCGGCTCTTTGGCGCTTCATTAGCGATTGCCGGGTTCTTCCTTGTTCTCCTTGCGATTATCCCTAACTTGGTTTTGGCGGTATTTATCGTCATAGTCCTTGGGTCTTTCTCTGGAGTTTGCTGGGTTACCGGATTCACCATGCTAGGAATGGAAGTTGCCGACGATGTACGCGGACGCACCTTTGCGTTTATGCAATCACTCATACGCGTGACTCTCGTAGCTGTCCTGGCAATTTCGCCACTCATTGCCGCTGCAGTGGGTCAGCATAATTTCAAATTTCAAAACACGCAGATTAGTTACAACGGAGCGGCCATAACGATACTAATTGCCGGCGTAATTGCCTCAATTATTGGCATGGTCTCGTATCGACAGATGAAGGACCGCCCCAATGTCTCGATCTGGAGCGATATCTCAAATGCGCTGAAAGGTGAACTAGGGTCCATTACTGGTGCTTCAACCAAGGGCGTCTTCATTGCCTTTGAAGGCGGAGAAGGTTCGGGAAAATCTACCCAGGTGAAGTTGTTAAAGAAATGGTTAGAGGGGCAGGGCCATGACGTCCTTCTCACTCGCGAACCCGGCGGTACCGAACTTGGCAAGGCTCTGAGAGAAATACTGCTCTCCCATGAAACAGGAGATATTTCCCCCCGTGCTGAGGCGCTGCTCTACGCAGCCGATCGGGCGCACCATGTTCATTCGGTGATCCGTCCCGCACTGGAGGCGGGACAGATAGTAATCACTGATAGATACTTTGATTCTTCTATCGCCTACCAGGGCGCGGGTCGGATTTTGGAGCCCGGGGAAGTTGCACGTATATCGCGTTGGGCAACCGAATCCCTTTTCCCAACCCTTACGGTGGTTCTGGATCTTCCGGCAGATGTTGGATTGAGCCGTCTGAAAAAGAAGGATCGGCTGGAAGTCGAACCCTTAGCCTTTCACGAGCGAATTAGGCAGGAATATTTACAGTTGGCACTTTTGGATCCCGAACGCTATTTGGTGGTAGATGCGCAGATGAGCCTTGCGGATATCGAGCACTCCATTATTACTCGCGTTGCAGAGTTGCCTGCGTTGAGCAAGGTTCCCAAGAAAGAGAGACCAATTCGGATTCCGGCAGGACTTAAACGTAAGCCGAGAGTGAAATAGGGTGTCCGTCTTTGCGGAGTTGGTAGGACAGTCACACATCGTTCTTGCCCTACAAGATGCAGTTAAGGCATCTCGAAATGGGGAAGAGTCACAGGAGATGACACACGCTTGGCTCTTTACCGGTCCACCCGGAAGTGGACGATCCAGCGCAGCCATTGCATTTGCCGCAGCACTTATCTGTCCCGAAGAAGGGTGTGGAACCTGCATTGACTGCCGCTCTGCCCAGGCAGGTGGTCATGCTGACGTGGAAATCGTAAGGACCGAAGGACTCTCTATCAAAGTCGATGAAATCAGGGAGCTCCTCCAACGCGTGGCCTGGGCGCCCAGCCTGGGCGGTTGGCGCGTTGTGGTGATGGAAGATGCTGACCGGCTTACCGAATCGGCTGCAAATGCCCTTCTTAAGGCAATTGAGGAGCCTGGTGCGCGTACGGTCTGGTTGCTC encodes the following:
- the topA gene encoding type I DNA topoisomerase codes for the protein MAKDLKKLVIVESPAKARKIGGYLGDEYIVEASVGHIRDLPQRAADIPKEYKGIAWAKEGVNIEEDFAPLYVINPDKKAKVAELKALMKDVDELILATDEDREGEAIAWHLVEVLQPKIPIKRMVFNEITKEAIQKAINETRDLDYHLIDAQETRRVLDRLFGYRLSPVLWKKVMPRISAGRVQSVATRLIVEKERERMAFISSSWWDVAAKCDLGFNARLISVEGKKVAATSDFGADGAVKEKSLANILLLNESSARELVDSLKISPLTVRSIEESPRTERPKPPFTTSTLQQDAGGRLGWGAQITMRIAQRLYENGYITYMRTDSVNLSAQAITAARNAAKALYGADHLSDAPRVYASKTKNAQEAHEAIRPAGDSFRTPGELAPELSRDEFALYDLIWKRTVASQMADAKKMQMRVDFDAPTNDGKQTLFRANGSVITFHGFLAAYDDATDEKSDEENVDRRLPAMSVGQAIKVAEYSCEGHDTKPPARYTEPTLVKKLEELGIGRPSTFASIIQTIQDRGYVYKRGRALVPTFLAFSVTGLLEQHFAKLVDYEFTASMEEDLDKIAAGEAERVDWLRDFFYGHDGQPGLNELSADLGAIDAREVNTMRLGDDIQIRVGRYGAYLQQGEGEDRKLANIPETMAPDELTLEVAKEILAQPSGERELGVDPATGLEVIAKSGRFGPYVSEVLPEAKKKGDKAKTASLLSTMTLDTITFEDAMKLLSLPRTLGTDSETGEEITVQNGRYGPYLKRGADSRTLTSEDQLFSLSLDEAIAIYKEPKIRRRGVAKPPLKELGVDPTTQKPVIVKDGRFGMYVTDGETNATLRRGDTLEGLTLERGLELLAGRRAWEAENGPSPKKGRKKVTSKKSAAKSSKSPKSSRAAKSSAPTLTKNTVKKSAAKRVAKKAATGKAKAKSTS
- a CDS encoding HEPN domain-containing protein: MKKWNQGQDDDLEGAYTLLYDAARKSLVALLEIQGLRPTTQGGHIVVFESLIAQLQPPLGRVISPFNRMRRTRRVAEYPQRRDRDVTEVDIREDLEKAEEIVKLAEMLIGELPPF
- a CDS encoding sodium-translocating pyrophosphatase, encoding MRAASSLVHVTGTNLTYVYIVLAISLGALAIAWALRAQVLAADEGTEKMREIAAAVQEGAAAYLTRQFRTLSYFVGIVFLLLFALPGTGDIRIGRSIFFLMGAVFSALVGYNGMWLAVRANVRVAEAARQRSAEKAVRIAFRTGGVVGMTTVGLGLVGASLVVIIYRENAPAVLEGFGFGAAMVAMFMRVGGGIFTKAADVGADLVGKVEKNIPEDDPRNAATIADNVGDNVGDCAGMAADLFESYAVTLVAALILGKAGFGDSGLIYPLIVPAIGTVTAVIGIFLTRMRSTDKSAMDSINRSFFMSAVISAILTGLATFIYLPSDFSLLTGLSATAVTDAGSINPRILAFGAVLIGIVLAASIQVLTGFFTSVGRRPVNDVAASSQTGAATVLLSGISVGFESAVYSAILIASAVFGAFLLGGGSIVLSLLAIALAGTGLLTTVGVIVAMDTFGPISDNAQGIAEMSGDVEGEGSLILTSLDAVGNTTKAITKGIAIATAVLAATALFGAFTDAIKSAVEAAGENAANLALQFQGVLDVANPRNLVGLIIGAAVVFLFSGLAINAVSRAAGAVVVEVRKQFIEHPGIMEGTEKPEYGRVVDICTRDSLRELATPGLLAVMAPIAVGFGLGVGSLGAYLAGAIGTGTLMAVFLANSGGAWDNAKKMVEDGHYGGKGSEAHAATIIGDTVGDPFKDTAGPAINPLIKVMNLVGLLITPAIVSMSLGGHTATSTAIGLFAFAVIVGALIHNRRKSTMIEY
- a CDS encoding ArsR family transcriptional regulator gives rise to the protein MKHSVLLPILRSQTQGDLLALLFFNPEMEFTIAEAARQIGVSAPGVHHEVTRLYEAGLIADRRDGQSRKIRALQTSVLAKPLFDLLAVTYGPLPVLTKELAHIKGIDRAYIYGSWAARYSGRTGKVPNDIDVLVVGSPDLDELDSASLRARSALLRDVDIQRVSTSAWQDAVSKSKGASSFLATLLANPLVEIHRP